Proteins found in one Plasmodium sp. gorilla clade G2 genome assembly, chromosome: 14 genomic segment:
- a CDS encoding transcriptional regulatory protein sir2b codes for MSCMNYASRLSKHEYKGPLGEEEYFEDIEEEKKKVKELIEKIRSSEYIVVHSGAGISTSSGLQDFRGPTGIWTNEHLNELKNKKKRNHDYKDNKRKLKSDHIKCRDSLDICSPSFLHNEKKENTLNIIKREKCYNENGVNINACNKSVIHSNHVYVNRDNNSNNNNNLKGNMLENNNNLDHKKNNNNVNNNDNNLYNNMGNPTGYNDNTNNENILIKKECNSENVRNNIPDQVNIKNVIKTDAKEENILDPENYVIFGKRKKKVIELHLALPSKTHIMINELMNKNIIKFMITQNIDSLHHRCGKHFSKTAEIHGNIFTERCDFCGRRYLRDYLISTISFKPTGSLCFLCSFPPIGVCTDVLLDWNNSYEEFFHLNSIKHSQIADFHFCLGSSFYIVPASSYPSKKKYANANSYSCVINYQKSFLSKEVNLNIHSNVNNISDIIIKEFSLNPLSIRSTRVTIVRCPIDTLDVMSDDLISIHNIKLKDKRMREQNIDYTRIRNKDERYNNEKSVKRNMTECLYYNKQGECYEKRKYKLIDEHLISNSEGNKNISNGINISEQKIDNNKSNNNNININSNNNSNNSNYHMGKNINPDFSFVENESNIYDNYKEQTFILKCSMIINIKTVCLENFHKVHIKLLDDIKGIWIIRTNFSCILEVELWYNSFILLKLNFNKSDPFIQLNAWNVNVAYTYGDDIDDFDYFQNDENNKKPFNLYKNKYISNMRTEGDVNNVYTLDNKHLKSNNSNNNYYYYYDKDNSGEPYYCSEILNEHVHVGYNPNNYEPKCKAYILAYLDNSTASDINNNVNNNDFIPFNLTHSLKLLYNIYCVLNKDIEQNKNSTIKETYDKLDYFIKNFDFNRDSCLYTNNFINMLIQNEHPGNQSRYKFRERRKRLLNDYSSCSSDDDKDGKNIFIFYNLYMNQYKKKGHDEINKKDEMHEKNILSESNQHVYNVKIRTDLINHKSVYKTVKNKNLVDINDINLIEKKNNSEELFLINNKDDNSLLSVNNKDNINCITAWQNNKTNCNENMAQMTNNDLIDVMKSETQKQYNCFDKSSINDINNNNSDSNNNDNNNNDNNNGYIYSPVLFINKKYKLGELVYKIPKYVKPQKVYTPYKKITRNKKYSNTLQKDRYEKWKILYEEFFNNENKSYIIDSVLYKEISYFPYWIINYVNDLFECM; via the coding sequence atGAGTTGTATGAACTATGCGTCACGTTTGTCAAAACATGAGTATAAAGGGCCACTAGGTGAAGAAGAATATTTTGAAGATATTgaagaagagaaaaaaaaagttaaggagcttatagaaaaaataagaagTAGTGAATATATAGTTGTTCATTCAGGTGCTGGCATATCAACTAGTTCAGGACTGCAAGATTTTAGAGGTCCTACGGGAATATGGACAAATGAACACCTTAACGaattaaagaataaaaaaaaaaggaatcaTGATTATAAAGATAACAAAAGAAAACTTAAATCTGATCATATAAAATGCAGGGATAGTTTAGATATTTGTAGTCCTTCCTTTTTGCataatgaaaagaaagagaatacattaaatattataaaaagggaaaaatgttataatgaaaatggtGTAAATATCAATGCGTGTAATAAAAGTGTTATACATTCTAACCATGTATATGTTAATcgtgataataatagtaataataataataatttaaaaggaaatatgttggaaaataataataatttagatcataaaaaaaataacaacaatgtgaataataatgataataactTGTATAATAACATGGGAAATCCTACAGGATACAATGATAATactaataatgaaaatattcttattaaaaaagaatgtaATTCAGAAAATGTTAGGAATAACATACCTGATCaagtaaatattaaaaatgttataaaaacaGATGCTaaggaagaaaatattttagatCCAGAAAATTATGTAATTTttggaaaaagaaaaaaaaaagttatagaACTTCATTTAGCTTTACCATCAAAAACTCATATTATGATAAATGAattaatgaataaaaatataataaaatttatgatAACTCAAAATATTGATTCCTTACATCATCGATGTGGGAAACACTTTTCTAAGACAGCCGAAATTCATGGTAATATTTTTACAGAAAGATGTGATTTTTGTGGTAGAAGATATTTAAGAGATTATCTCATATCTACTATTAGTTTTAAGCCAACTGGTTCTTTATGTTTTTTGTGTTCATTTCCTCCTATTGGAGTATGTACTGATGTTTTATTAGATTGGAATAATTCTTATGAagaattttttcatttaaattcaATAAAGCATTCTCAAATAGCagattttcatttttgtttGGGTTCCAGTTTTTACATAGTCCCAGCTAGCTCTTATCCATCTAAAAAAAAGTACGCAAATGCAAATTCCTACAGTTGTGTTATTAATTATcaaaaatcatttttatcaaaagAAGTTAATTTGAATATACACtctaatgtaaataatatatctgatataattattaaagaGTTTTCTCTTAATCCATTGTCAATTAGAAGTACAAGGGTTACAATTGTTAGGTGTCCAATTGATACGTTGGATGTAATGTCTGATGACTTAATATCAATACACAATATTAAATTGAAGGATAAGAGAATGAGAGAACAAAATATAGATTATACTCGAATAAGGAATAAGGAtgaaagatataataatgaaaaatctGTAAAACGAAATATGACTgaatgtttatattataacaagCAAGGAGAATGTTATGAAAAAAGGAAGTATAAACTAATAGATGAACATTTAATTTCAAATAGTgaaggaaataaaaatatatcaaatggCATAAACATATCTGAACAAAAAATTGACAATAACAAAagtaacaacaataatattaatattaatagtaataataatagtaataatagtaattatCATATgggtaaaaatataaatcctGATTTTTCGTTTGTTGAAAATGAGTCCAATATTTATGATAACTATAAGGAACAAACATTTATACTTAAATGTtctatgataataaatatcaaaACTGTATGTTTAGAAAATTTTCATAAAGTACATATAAAACTATTAGATGATATTAAAGGTATATGGATAATAAGAACAAATTTTTCTTGTATTTTAGAAGTAGAATTATggtataattcttttattttattaaaattaaattttaataaaagtgATCCTTTTATTCAGTTGAATGCGTGGAATGTAAATGTAGCTTATACATATGGTGATGATATAGACGATTTTGATTATTTCCAAAATGATGAGAACAATAAGAAaccatttaatttatataaaaataaatatatttctaatatGAGAACAGAAGGTGATGTTAATAATGTGTATACATTGGATAATAAACACCTAAAAAGTAATAACagcaataataattattattattattatgataaagaTAATTCAGGTGAACCATATTACTGTTctgaaatattaaatgaacaTGTACATGTAGGTTATAACCCTAATAATTATGAACCTAAATGTAAAGCATATATTTTAGCATACTTGGATAATTCAACAGCAtcagatataaataataatgtcaataataatgattttatACCCTTTAATTTAACACattcattaaaattattatacaatatatattgtgttcttaataaagatattgaacaaaataaaaatagtactataaaagaaacatatgataaattggattattttataaaaaacttTGATTTCAATAGAGATAGTTgcttatatacaaataattttataaatatgctTATACAAAATGAACATCCTGGTAATCAAAGTCGCTATAAATTTAGAGAAAGAAGAAAGAGACTTTTAAATGATTACAGTTCATGTTCTTCTGATGATGACAAGgatggaaaaaatatttttattttttataacttaTATATGAACCAATATAAGAAAAAGGGAcatgatgaaataaataaaaaggatgaaatgcatgaaaaaaatatacttagTGAATCAAATCAACATGTATATAACGTTAAAATAAGAACTGATTTGATTAACCATAAATCTGTTTATAAAACagtaaagaataaaaatttggttgatataaatgatattaacctaatagaaaaaaaaaataattcagaAGAGCTGttcttaataaataataaggatGATAACAGTCTCCTTTctgttaataataaagataatattaattgtaTAACTGCTTggcaaaataataaaacaaattgtAATGAAAATATGGCACAGATGACTAATAATGATTTAATAGATGTTATGAAATCTGAAACGCAAAAGCAATACAATTGTTTTGATAAATCGtcaataaatgatataaataataacaatagtGACAGTAACAATAacgataataataataatgataataataatggatatatatattctccagttcttttcataaataaaaaatataaactcGGAGAATTGGTATATAAAATACCAAAATATGTAAAGCCACAAAAAGTTTATACgccttataaaaaaattacaagaaataaaaaatattctaatACTCTTCAAAAGGATAGATATGAAAAATGGAAAATCTTATATgaagaattttttaataatgaaaataaatcatatataatagattCAGTTCTCTATAAAGAAATAAGTTATTTCCCTTATTGGATTATAAATTATGTGAATGATTTATTTGAATGTATGTAA
- a CDS encoding pre-mRNA-splicing factor CWF18, putative: MDTNDYENLKFYNYIPVNKELKKSCIPCPDTEDYEAKLNKEFEEELDKAFQGNILDQINAKDINADLKRDLKKKLDILSKKTDKAIVQLIKQKINENKNKENITNTNDDEEEKETMTLNFDKKNDKNFGHVLYKTLDKLDVMDDESD; the protein is encoded by the coding sequence ATGGATACAAATGATTATGAGAATTTAAAGTTTTATAACTACATTCCAGTAAATAAGGAACTAAAGAAATCATGTATCCCATGTCCTGATACTGAAGATTATGAAGCAAAgttaaataaagaatttgAAGAAGAATTAGATAAAGCATTTCAAGGTAACATCTTAGATCAAATAAATgcaaaagatataaatgcTGATTTAAAAAGAGAcctaaaaaagaaattggATATTCTATCAAAAAAAACAGATAAGGCTATTGTTCAAttaattaaacaaaaaataaatgaaaacaaaaataaagaaaatattacaaacacaaatgatgatgaagaggaaaaagaaacaatgacattaaattttgataaaaaaaatgataagaaCTTTGGTCATGTTTTATATAAGACACTTGATAAATTAGATGTAATGGATGATGAATCGGattaa